One Hydrogenispora ethanolica DNA segment encodes these proteins:
- a CDS encoding LysR family transcriptional regulator, with translation MELQQLRSFRMIAEYKSFSKAAAELHLTQPALTVQIKRLEEELGELLIERLGRTVALTPAGEVFYGFAQQILNLTETARETMRQFSTSRGRLAIGAGTTNTIFRLPLILQQFHQSYPRIELRIRNGDSELVTKLVYENSIDLGLVTTRPKAPLLQFLTVIPIFEDPIWLVGPTGYPESLSAEALQSEPLVLFRSGSGFRRFLETQFQSYGFKPQVALELESMEAIIRLVQSGLGLAFLPEVAVREELQLQKLRRITIAGWRPMVRQTDLIYRRDKYLTWPVRAFLRQVLGENWQDPAE, from the coding sequence ATGGAACTTCAGCAATTACGATCCTTCCGGATGATCGCCGAATACAAAAGCTTCTCCAAGGCCGCCGCGGAACTCCACCTGACTCAGCCGGCGCTGACGGTGCAGATCAAGCGGCTCGAGGAGGAACTGGGCGAGCTGCTCATCGAGCGGCTGGGGCGCACCGTGGCGCTGACTCCGGCCGGCGAGGTCTTTTACGGCTTTGCCCAACAGATCCTGAATCTGACCGAGACGGCCCGGGAGACCATGCGCCAGTTTTCCACCAGCCGCGGCCGGCTGGCCATCGGCGCGGGGACCACCAACACCATCTTCCGGTTACCGCTTATTCTGCAACAATTCCACCAAAGTTATCCCCGGATCGAGCTGCGGATCCGCAACGGAGACTCGGAGCTGGTGACCAAATTGGTCTATGAGAACTCCATCGACCTGGGGCTGGTCACAACCCGGCCCAAAGCGCCGCTGCTCCAGTTTCTCACGGTCATTCCCATCTTCGAGGATCCGATCTGGCTGGTCGGCCCCACCGGGTACCCGGAATCCCTGAGCGCCGAGGCGCTCCAGTCCGAGCCGCTGGTCCTCTTCCGTTCCGGTTCCGGATTCCGCCGTTTTCTGGAGACCCAGTTTCAGTCCTACGGCTTCAAACCCCAGGTCGCCCTGGAACTAGAAAGCATGGAGGCCATCATCCGCCTGGTCCAGAGCGGCTTGGGCCTGGCCTTCCTGCCCGAGGTGGCGGTGCGGGAAGAGCTGCAATTGCAAAAACTGCGCCGGATTACCATCGCCGGCTGGCGGCCCATGGTCCGTCAGACCGATCTGATCTACCGCCGCGACAAATACCTGACCTGGCCGGTCCGGGCTTTTCTCCGCCAGGTGCTTGGAGAAAATTGGCAGGATCCGGCTGAATAA
- a CDS encoding DUF1667 domain-containing protein, translating to MPEMTCIVCPVGCRMTVKVTGTAVEVTGNGCRRGLEYARQEAIAPQRVLTAVVAVAGAEQPLPVKTARPIPKEKLFAAMAEVKTLRPQPPIRIGQVLKEDLAGTGVALVAAKNF from the coding sequence ATGCCTGAGATGACCTGCATTGTTTGCCCGGTGGGCTGCCGGATGACGGTCAAGGTGACCGGCACTGCGGTAGAGGTGACCGGCAACGGTTGCCGCCGGGGCCTTGAATATGCCCGGCAGGAAGCCATCGCGCCGCAGCGGGTTCTGACCGCCGTGGTCGCGGTGGCCGGGGCGGAACAACCCTTGCCGGTGAAGACGGCGCGGCCGATTCCCAAGGAGAAACTGTTCGCGGCCATGGCGGAGGTCAAAACATTGCGGCCGCAGCCGCCGATCCGCATCGGCCAGGTGTTGAAGGAGGACTTGGCGGGAACCGGGGTAGCCCTGGTGGCGGCCAAGAATTTTTAA
- a CDS encoding ABC transporter ATP-binding protein, whose product MKFHRIIRYLLPFKSRLAVVVLVSIIVSGLTLADAWLMGRLTDAIFYRTRGLPLSITWQKKNAGDYKEFTVILTKQAPWSAAERRKLLEREEKYGVQVVSSKLEGASVTERIRVPKNIAGDPVQMVDELQAHLRPDFGPLRAYIVVETNAAAAKSQGLTLLPQFYTIYIIPVVIILVYVLSGIFKYAQGYLLGSVSQRILMRLRNEIYENLQNLSISYFERHQTGQTGQLISRIINDIDAIYFLFASGIIQMLLEPLVVIMGFIWGLILNWKLILLFFLVVPLLALPVNYLSRLLRKVNINIMNKVADITGVLEETLSGIRVIKAFGMEEYEVQRFKRETRSSYDAAMRGIRVSNALSPIIDFMISIGLAIFLTYAGTQVLGEKLTPGEFFTFSFLISLMASPIRKISSVYSNIPRALAAAERIFEIIDQQSEVVEAEHPIDLPDIRGAVRFENVSFGYDPESLVLRDIDLEVRPGEVIAFVGPSGAGKTTMVNLIARFYDPVAGKVLIDGQDLKELKLDSFRRQMGIVPQETILFRGTIAENIGYGRIGASPEEIEAAARAANVAEFVQQLPEGYQTRVGSRGATLSGGQRQRVAIARALLRDPRILILDEATSALDTQSEVLVQEALQRLMKDRTCFVIAHRLSTIRSADRIVVLEKGKIVEIGTHDELLARGGLYAKLYYTQFRSQKTGGEREEEEEGLPGAWGEPSLDQ is encoded by the coding sequence TTGAAATTTCACCGCATCATCCGTTATTTATTGCCCTTTAAAAGTCGTCTGGCAGTCGTGGTGCTGGTCTCGATCATCGTATCCGGCCTGACTTTGGCCGACGCCTGGTTGATGGGGCGCTTGACCGACGCCATCTTCTACCGCACCCGGGGGCTTCCGCTCAGCATCACTTGGCAAAAGAAGAACGCCGGCGACTACAAGGAATTCACCGTCATTTTGACCAAACAAGCGCCCTGGAGCGCGGCGGAACGCCGCAAGCTCTTGGAGCGGGAGGAGAAATACGGGGTTCAGGTCGTCTCCAGCAAGCTGGAGGGCGCCTCCGTCACCGAACGGATCCGGGTCCCCAAGAACATCGCCGGCGACCCCGTCCAGATGGTGGACGAGCTGCAAGCGCATCTGCGGCCGGATTTCGGGCCGCTGCGCGCCTATATCGTGGTCGAAACGAACGCGGCGGCCGCCAAAAGCCAAGGCCTGACCCTTCTGCCGCAGTTTTATACGATCTATATCATCCCGGTCGTCATTATCCTGGTCTATGTGTTATCGGGGATCTTCAAGTATGCCCAGGGCTACTTGCTGGGCTCGGTCAGCCAGCGGATCCTGATGCGGTTGCGCAATGAGATCTACGAGAACCTGCAGAATCTGTCCATCAGTTATTTCGAACGCCATCAAACGGGACAGACCGGCCAGCTGATCTCCAGGATCATCAATGACATCGACGCCATCTACTTCCTGTTCGCCTCGGGCATTATCCAAATGCTGCTCGAGCCGCTGGTGGTGATCATGGGCTTTATCTGGGGACTGATTCTGAATTGGAAACTGATCCTGCTGTTCTTCCTGGTGGTTCCGCTCTTGGCGCTGCCTGTCAATTACCTCAGCCGCTTGTTGCGGAAGGTGAATATCAATATCATGAACAAGGTCGCCGACATCACCGGGGTTCTGGAGGAGACCCTGAGCGGCATCCGGGTCATCAAGGCCTTTGGCATGGAAGAATACGAGGTCCAGCGGTTCAAAAGGGAAACCCGTTCCAGCTATGATGCGGCGATGCGCGGCATCCGGGTCAGCAATGCGCTGTCGCCGATCATTGACTTTATGATCTCCATCGGGCTGGCGATCTTCCTGACCTACGCCGGCACGCAGGTTCTGGGCGAAAAACTGACTCCCGGCGAATTTTTCACCTTTTCCTTTCTAATCAGCCTGATGGCCAGTCCGATCCGCAAGATCAGCAGCGTGTATTCGAATATCCCGCGCGCCCTGGCCGCGGCGGAACGGATCTTTGAGATCATCGATCAACAGTCGGAAGTGGTCGAGGCGGAGCACCCCATCGACCTGCCGGATATCCGGGGGGCCGTCCGTTTCGAGAATGTCAGCTTCGGCTACGATCCCGAATCCCTGGTGCTACGGGATATCGATCTGGAGGTCCGGCCCGGCGAGGTCATCGCCTTCGTGGGCCCCAGCGGCGCCGGGAAAACCACCATGGTCAATCTGATCGCCCGGTTTTACGATCCGGTGGCCGGTAAGGTTTTGATCGACGGCCAGGACCTCAAGGAGTTAAAATTGGACAGCTTCCGCCGGCAAATGGGGATCGTGCCGCAGGAGACCATTCTTTTCCGGGGCACGATCGCCGAGAATATCGGCTACGGAAGGATCGGCGCCTCGCCCGAGGAGATCGAGGCGGCGGCCCGGGCGGCCAATGTCGCCGAATTCGTCCAGCAGTTGCCGGAGGGGTACCAGACCCGGGTCGGCTCGCGGGGAGCGACCCTCTCCGGCGGGCAACGGCAACGGGTGGCCATCGCCCGGGCCCTCTTGCGCGATCCGCGGATCCTGATTCTGGACGAAGCCACCTCCGCCTTGGACACCCAATCCGAGGTGCTGGTGCAGGAGGCCTTGCAGCGTTTGATGAAGGACCGGACCTGCTTCGTGATTGCGCACCGCTTATCGACGATCCGCAGCGCGGACCGGATCGTGGTGTTGGAGAAGGGCAAAATCGTCGAGATAGGGACCCACGACGAATTGCTGGCGCGGGGCGGTCTCTACGCCAAGCTGTATTATACGCAGTTCCGGTCGCAAAAGACCGGTGGGGAGCGAGAAGAGGAGGAAGAGGGGCTGCCCGGAGCGTGGGGAGAGCCGTCGCTCGACCAGTAA
- a CDS encoding murein hydrolase activator EnvC family protein, whose translation MLKTIRKVTLLLLIVSFSAAALPSRVWGAETSRQRELKQLIQKTQTEIVNKKKKERSVMSNLFTHQQNLEQVKQNYRQVQTQLSQVQNQYELSKRQLAGLQQNVKQLEQDRDERQAQLNRRLVAMYKYGPQNYLRILLEARDFADLLSRFSMFAYIVRNDLSALDRLESAKAAVQKEQRRVETKTVQVAKEFQQVTTLKEQVSQKQQEIAAKVDSTKEELQKIQADRARLEKALAEYEATSRQIEEQIRRQQQRSTGGTLGSGKFIWPARGRISDIFGWRYHPILKTKRFHNGEDIAVPTGTPVHAADGGVVLVSGWQGGYGYFVAIDHGNGISTCYGHNSRLLVRVGQRVQQGDVIAYSGSTGLSTGPHIHFEVRVKGVPVDPRKYLP comes from the coding sequence TTGCTGAAAACCATCCGCAAGGTCACTCTGCTGTTATTGATCGTGAGTTTCAGCGCGGCGGCGCTGCCTTCGCGCGTTTGGGGGGCGGAAACCAGCCGTCAGCGCGAGTTGAAACAACTCATTCAGAAGACCCAGACCGAGATCGTCAACAAGAAAAAGAAAGAACGCTCCGTGATGAGCAATCTTTTCACCCACCAACAGAATCTGGAGCAGGTGAAGCAGAATTACCGCCAGGTTCAGACGCAGCTTTCCCAGGTTCAGAATCAATATGAACTGTCCAAACGGCAACTGGCCGGATTGCAGCAGAATGTGAAGCAGCTGGAACAGGACCGCGACGAGCGGCAAGCCCAGTTGAACCGGAGACTGGTGGCGATGTACAAATACGGCCCCCAAAACTACCTGCGAATTCTCCTGGAGGCGCGGGACTTCGCCGACCTGCTGTCCAGGTTTTCGATGTTTGCCTATATCGTCCGGAATGACCTGTCCGCCCTCGACCGGCTGGAATCCGCCAAAGCGGCGGTTCAGAAAGAACAGCGGCGGGTCGAGACCAAAACGGTGCAGGTGGCGAAGGAGTTTCAACAGGTCACCACGCTAAAAGAGCAAGTATCCCAGAAACAGCAGGAGATCGCCGCCAAGGTTGACTCCACCAAGGAAGAGCTGCAGAAGATCCAGGCGGACCGGGCGCGGCTGGAAAAGGCGCTGGCGGAGTATGAAGCGACCTCGCGGCAGATCGAGGAACAGATCCGCCGCCAGCAGCAGCGGAGCACCGGCGGAACGCTGGGCAGCGGCAAATTCATCTGGCCGGCGCGGGGCCGAATCTCCGACATCTTCGGCTGGCGTTACCATCCCATCTTAAAAACCAAGCGTTTTCATAATGGCGAAGATATTGCGGTGCCCACCGGCACGCCGGTCCATGCGGCGGACGGCGGAGTGGTGCTGGTCAGCGGCTGGCAGGGCGGTTACGGCTATTTTGTCGCCATCGATCACGGCAACGGCATCTCCACTTGTTACGGGCATAATTCGCGGCTCCTGGTCCGCGTCGGCCAGCGGGTCCAGCAGGGGGATGTGATCGCCTACTCCGGGAGCACCGGCCTGTCGACCGGCCCGCATATTCATTTTGAAGTCCGCGTCAAAGGCGTACCGGTCGATCCCCGGAAGTACCTGCCCTGA